The Merismopedia glauca CCAP 1448/3 genomic interval GTAACCCCTTTTAGGTTTTTTGAGCAGTTTATCAGGTCGTTGATAGAGATCCTTGAAATTATTACGAATTGTTTTATCACTAACACGAAGAGGTTTTAACCATAGACAAGCAGCTACCATTTCATCACTAAAAAAGTAGCGGTTTTTAAGAGATTTTATAAACGCCTGGCTGTAGCAATCCGTAAATAATTTGGTTAGCAAATCTTCTATGGTTAATTCTCGGCTGTCGGGAAAATTTTCCTCTAACAGTCTTTGTTTGAAAAATTTTTGCCAATCAGCACATTTGAATTCATTGCTTTCTATTTGAACAGAGCATTTATTTTTTTGATTGTATTCAAATACAGGAATATCTATCAAAAAGAGAGTTCCTTCAGCTTCATAAAGTGAAAACACAATCAGCCATCGAAGAAAAGCTGTTTTAAGGGAATCTAAACAATTTTTGATTTCCTGATCGCGAGAATGAGTTTTTGAAGGATGAATTTGCAGCAAATTAGGAACGAGTTTTTCTAGAAGCGTGAGATTAGGGTACAACATAAAAGGGTATCTTTATTCTTCAAAAGTTAATCTGACGTTATCATCGCATATCATTGGTAATATCTATTTCCAAACCAGCATTAACCCAAAAATCATCAGATTTTCCCGATTTTACGTGCATAGGGAAAAAGTCCCTCAGCCTCAACAATTTCTACTAAAACATCTAAAGACTTAATCTGAATTTCTTGCGTAGTTTTTGGAATTCTGATGAGATGTTCATCTGGAAAAATTTCAATACTATCCCCTGTCTGCAAAATATCGCAAAGTGTCTCAGGTACTTCAACTGCTAGCACTGCACCTGTAACCAGACAGTTTCTCCAAAAAATCCGGGCAAAGGATTGAGCGATAATAACTTGAACTCCAGATGCTCCCAAGGCAATAGGAGCGTGTTCTCTCGAAGAACCACAACCAAAGTTATCTCCAGCTACAATAATTGAATGGATAGCTTTTCCGCTTTGAGCATCGATAAAAGATGGATAAGTATTAGGTAAACCACACATGGCTAACGAGCCAAGTTCTTGATAGCCTTCGGGGGTAGCAGGATTGATTTTCAAAAATTCAGCAGGCAATATTTGATCGGTATCGAGATTGTCTCGAACCGCATAAACTGTGTCAGTAATTACTCTCAAATTCTTCATGCTTAATTTCCCCTCAAACTACAGTTATTTGCCAATTTATTCGAGTACTTAAGAACGAAATATTGCGCTCTCACAATCAATTCTGTATTTCTTTTTCCTCGCCAGCAATTTGATATATTTAATCAACAGAAAAACTTTTCTACAAAATCAAAAGAGATTTCCCTACCGTTCGACGGGAAGACAAATCTTGATGAGCTTTGATTGCTTCAGACAACTGATACCTTTGTCCGACGAACACCTTTAATTGCCCGCGTTTGATATAGTCAAAAATACAGGCAACTCTTTTTTGAAAAGCATCTCCCTGAATATAATGGCGTGTCGTAGGGCGACTCAGATAAAACGAACCGCGATCGCCAGATTGATTAGATAATTTAGTAAGATCGAAAGGAGGAACTGAACCACTGGCTTGTCCTAGTAAAACCAAGACTCCCCGATTTTTGAGGACATTGAGACTTTTATCAAAAGTTGCCGCTCCCACCGAATCATAGACAACATCTACGCCTATCCCTTGCGTCAAGCGCATGGTTTCCGTTTCAAAGTCATCTTGAGAGTACATGACAATTTCATCAGCACCAGCTTCTTGAGCAATCCTCGCTTTTTCTGGAGAAGATACGGTTCCAATTACCTTAGCCCCCCTTAATTTAGCCATTTGCACTGTCAGCAATCCCACTCCTCCAGCCGCAGCATGAATCAAAGCGGTGTGACCAGCTTCTAAGGGAAACGTGCTATGAGTTAGATAATGGGCAGCTAAACCTTGGACTAAACAAGCACCAGCAGTTTCATCGTCAATAGTTTCAGGTATAGAAATCACCTTTTCGGCTTCCACTGCTGTATATTCAGCATAGCTGCCACTTCCTGCATGACAATAAGCGACTCGCTCTCCTATCTGAAAATTAGTCACTAATTTGCCTTTTTCGACAACAACCCCGGCTCCTTCTATCCCAGGTGTATAGGGCAATGGGGTCGAATAAGTACCGTCTCGAATCAGTAAATCTTTGCCATTGACTCCAGCTACGCGATTAGCTACGAGGACTTCTGAATCTTTAATCTGAGGAATCGAGGTGTCTTCTATTAGCATTACCTCTGGAATTCCTGGTTGATAAACTCGAATAGCTGGCATTTTCATGACTCCTTATTGGGCTGAAGGGGTGACAATCAGCTTGAAATGACGGCAGGGGTAAGATAATCTTTAGGGTTAACCAAATGACCAGCAACGGCGGAACCAGCCACAGTGTAGGGAGAAGCTAAGTAAATTTCTGCCTGTTTGTGACCCATTCTCCCAGGGAAATTCCGATTGGTCGTGGAAATAACCGTTTGAGGTTGATTGACTCTGCCAAATGTATCTGCTAACCCGCCACAACAGGCAGCACATCCAGGTGTTAGAGATAGCTGCACCCCTGCATTCACCAAGATTTCGTCAACTGAATGACCATTAATTTCGGTAGTCATCATTTCTTCAACAACCGCTTGACTGGCAGGAACAGCCAAGGTTTCAATCGCGACTGTTTTATTCAGCAAAATTCGAGCAGCAGCCACAAAGTCAGTTAACTTGCCACCAGTACAAGAACCGATATATGCTCGTTCTAGTTTGACTCCCGCCACCGCATCGATTGAAGCAACATTATCGGGAGAATGAGGACAAGCAACTAATGGTTCTATGCCAGTTACATCGTATTCAAGGGTTTTGATGTAGCAAGCATCACGATCTGGGGTGAACACTTCAAAGGGAACAGAAGTGCGCTGCTGTAAATACTGAATAGTTGCTGTATTAGGAACCATAATCGCATTTTTAGCTCCCGCTTCCGCCGCCATGTTGCAGAGAGTCATACGTTCGGCGACTTCCATGTTGTCTATTACTTCACCACTAAATTCAATCGCGCAGTAATTCGCCCCTCTAGTAGTTAAGTCTCTTAGTAACATGAGAATCAAATCTTTTGCCGTTACATGAGGAGATAATGCTCCGTGGAAAACTACCTTGATACTGGCAGGAACTTTGAGCAGAATTTCTCCCGTAGCGAGAATGAAAGTAGCATCAGTCGCACCTACCCCAATGGCAAATGTGCCAAAAGCACCTGAAGTAACTGTATGGGAATCAGTTCCCACTAAGATGGCACCAGGTCGGTTGTATCCTTGTTCGGCGAGGAGAAGGTGAGAAATTCCTTTGCCCACATCGTAAAGACGCACTCCTTGTTCTTGGGCAAATTGGCGTATTTGTTGATTATTCTTCTGAGCCGTTGTATCAGTTGTGAAACTAAAATGGTCGATAACAAAGATACATTGGTTAGGATTAGCAATTTTGGCGGTTTCACCCAACTCCTTGGTAAAAATCTCTCTCATTAAAGGAATATAAGCGTCAATTGCCATTAAAGTATCAACATTAACCCAAAGAGTTTCACCCGCTTCAACCTGTTTTTTCCCCAAGCGATGTGACAGAATTTTTTCAGTTAAAGTTTGTCTCATTTTAATTGTTTCAAAAGATAGTTTTTTGAAAGGTTAATTAGCAAATTTATGGCAAATTACCTGAATTTTGAAATTAAGTACCTAAATCCAATAAATTACACATTTTTGGAATCT includes:
- a CDS encoding 3-isopropylmalate dehydratase large subunit yields the protein MRQTLTEKILSHRLGKKQVEAGETLWVNVDTLMAIDAYIPLMREIFTKELGETAKIANPNQCIFVIDHFSFTTDTTAQKNNQQIRQFAQEQGVRLYDVGKGISHLLLAEQGYNRPGAILVGTDSHTVTSGAFGTFAIGVGATDATFILATGEILLKVPASIKVVFHGALSPHVTAKDLILMLLRDLTTRGANYCAIEFSGEVIDNMEVAERMTLCNMAAEAGAKNAIMVPNTATIQYLQQRTSVPFEVFTPDRDACYIKTLEYDVTGIEPLVACPHSPDNVASIDAVAGVKLERAYIGSCTGGKLTDFVAAARILLNKTVAIETLAVPASQAVVEEMMTTEINGHSVDEILVNAGVQLSLTPGCAACCGGLADTFGRVNQPQTVISTTNRNFPGRMGHKQAEIYLASPYTVAGSAVAGHLVNPKDYLTPAVISS
- a CDS encoding quinone oxidoreductase family protein, whose amino-acid sequence is MPAIRVYQPGIPEVMLIEDTSIPQIKDSEVLVANRVAGVNGKDLLIRDGTYSTPLPYTPGIEGAGVVVEKGKLVTNFQIGERVAYCHAGSGSYAEYTAVEAEKVISIPETIDDETAGACLVQGLAAHYLTHSTFPLEAGHTALIHAAAGGVGLLTVQMAKLRGAKVIGTVSSPEKARIAQEAGADEIVMYSQDDFETETMRLTQGIGVDVVYDSVGAATFDKSLNVLKNRGVLVLLGQASGSVPPFDLTKLSNQSGDRGSFYLSRPTTRHYIQGDAFQKRVACIFDYIKRGQLKVFVGQRYQLSEAIKAHQDLSSRRTVGKSLLIL
- a CDS encoding 3-isopropylmalate dehydratase, giving the protein MKNLRVITDTVYAVRDNLDTDQILPAEFLKINPATPEGYQELGSLAMCGLPNTYPSFIDAQSGKAIHSIIVAGDNFGCGSSREHAPIALGASGVQVIIAQSFARIFWRNCLVTGAVLAVEVPETLCDILQTGDSIEIFPDEHLIRIPKTTQEIQIKSLDVLVEIVEAEGLFPYARKIGKI